One window of Streptomyces sp. SUK 48 genomic DNA carries:
- a CDS encoding phosphatidylglycerol lysyltransferase domain-containing protein, whose translation MIRSHGRCPDCHRAARGAERSVEAERSDEAGRRSGGVAPKAAAFAVWYLRVVAFINFLTAVWVSLYQDVRRHNQDDFFTPYLLTAGFASGVFTAFLAVTMRRRKRAAWILNLVLSGVFLALFAFAMAFPEIHRYAQNWVSLVLTAVFVAALLVGRREFYAKGDRANPRLAATVAVGGGLAASLLAGLLVTVTNHAPDAARSTFWERWHYGTLRLVSVSADERHFPGIAPPTWANVVVNVLSTALVLAVFYAAFRSRRAVDPLTADDEERLRALLERHGERDSLGYFALRREKSVVWSPTGKAAVAYRVVGGVSLASGDPLGDPEAWPGAIVPWLAEARAHGWIPAVMGAGEEAGTVYHRHGLDALELGDEALVEVADFTLEGRAMRTVRQAYNRVRRAGYEVRVRRHEDIPAAEMAVLVERADDWRDGATERGFSMALGRLGDPADGRCVMLECRDAEGRPRALLSFVPWGPGGLSLDLMRRDRACENGLMEFMVIELLRRAGEIGVTQVSLNFAMFRSVFERGARLGAGPVLRLWRSLLSFFSRWWQIESLYRANAKYRPIWEPRFLLFEKSADLPRIGLASARAEGFLEAPGLPKWAHRGRLGARR comes from the coding sequence ATGATCCGTTCCCATGGGAGATGCCCGGATTGCCACCGCGCCGCGCGCGGGGCGGAGCGGTCGGTCGAAGCGGAGCGGTCGGACGAGGCCGGGCGGCGGTCGGGCGGGGTGGCCCCCAAGGCCGCGGCCTTCGCCGTCTGGTACCTGCGGGTCGTCGCGTTCATCAACTTCCTCACCGCGGTGTGGGTCTCGCTGTACCAGGACGTGCGCCGGCACAACCAGGACGACTTCTTCACGCCGTACCTGCTGACCGCCGGCTTCGCCTCCGGTGTGTTCACCGCGTTCCTGGCGGTCACGATGCGCCGCCGCAAGCGCGCGGCCTGGATTCTCAACCTCGTGCTCAGCGGCGTCTTCCTCGCGCTGTTCGCGTTCGCCATGGCGTTCCCGGAGATCCACCGGTACGCGCAGAACTGGGTGTCGCTGGTACTGACGGCCGTGTTCGTCGCGGCGCTGCTGGTGGGGCGGCGGGAGTTCTACGCGAAGGGCGACCGCGCCAACCCCCGGCTCGCCGCCACCGTCGCCGTCGGCGGCGGGCTGGCCGCCAGCCTGCTGGCCGGGCTGCTGGTGACGGTCACCAACCACGCGCCGGACGCGGCCCGTTCGACGTTCTGGGAACGCTGGCACTACGGCACCCTGCGCCTGGTCTCGGTCTCCGCCGACGAGCGCCACTTCCCCGGCATCGCCCCTCCCACCTGGGCCAACGTGGTCGTCAACGTGCTCAGCACGGCCCTGGTCCTCGCCGTGTTCTACGCCGCCTTCCGCTCCCGGCGCGCCGTCGACCCGCTCACCGCCGACGACGAGGAACGGCTGCGGGCGCTGCTGGAGCGGCACGGCGAGCGGGACTCCCTCGGCTACTTCGCGCTGCGCCGGGAGAAGAGCGTGGTGTGGTCGCCGACCGGCAAGGCGGCCGTCGCCTATCGCGTGGTCGGCGGGGTGAGCCTCGCCTCCGGGGACCCGCTCGGCGACCCCGAGGCATGGCCGGGCGCGATCGTGCCGTGGCTGGCCGAGGCGCGGGCGCACGGCTGGATCCCGGCGGTGATGGGGGCGGGCGAGGAAGCCGGCACCGTCTACCACCGGCACGGCCTGGACGCCCTGGAGCTCGGCGACGAGGCGCTCGTGGAGGTCGCCGACTTCACCTTGGAGGGGCGGGCGATGCGCACCGTGCGGCAGGCGTACAACCGGGTGCGGCGGGCCGGGTACGAGGTGCGCGTGCGGCGCCACGAGGACATCCCGGCGGCCGAGATGGCGGTGCTCGTCGAGCGCGCGGACGACTGGCGGGACGGGGCGACCGAGCGCGGGTTCAGCATGGCGCTGGGGCGGCTCGGGGACCCGGCGGACGGCCGGTGCGTGATGCTGGAGTGCAGGGACGCCGAGGGACGGCCGCGCGCGCTGCTGTCCTTCGTGCCGTGGGGCCCGGGCGGGCTGTCGCTGGACCTGATGCGGCGGGACCGCGCCTGCGAGAACGGGCTGATGGAGTTCATGGTCATCGAACTGCTGCGGCGCGCCGGGGAGATCGGGGTCACACAGGTCTCGCTCAACTTCGCGATGTTCCGCTCGGTCTTCGAACGTGGTGCGCGGCTCGGCGCCGGACCGGTGCTGCGGCTGTGGCGCTCGCTGCTCAGCTTCTTCTCCCGCTGGTGGCAGATCGAGTCGCTGTACCGCGCCAACGCCAAGTACCGGCCCATCTGGGAGCCGCGGTTCCTGCTCTTCGAGAAGAGCGCGGACCTGCCGCGCATCGGCCTCGCCTCGGCCCGCGCGGAGGGCTTCCTGGAGGCGCCGGGACTGCCCAAGTGGGCGCACCGGGGACGGCTCGGGGCGCGCCGATGA
- a CDS encoding leucyl aminopeptidase, protein MTALTLSTAAAPGLRADAIVIGVAKGAKGPVVAPGAEAVDKAYDGLAGVLETLGASGAEGELTKLPAPAGFKAPLVVAVGLGAEPDPKDAEAGFDAEALRKAAGTAARALAGVKKAAFALPVDGPGALEAIGEGVLLGAYTFDSYKESNRKAKGARAKKGKAPLGEGVLLGAKPRDAAHKGALARALAVGEELNRARDLVNLPPNDLTPESFAGIVQGAAKEHGLKVQVLDEKALTKGGYGGILGVGGGSAATPRLVKIAYTHPKAERSLAFVGKGITYDSGGISLKPAGHNETMKCDMAGAAAVFAAVVAAARLGLQANVTGWLALAENMPSGSAVRPGDVLRMYSGKTVEVLNTDAEGRLVLGDALWAASLEEPDAIVDVATLTGAMMVALGSRTMGVLANDDAFRTAVYEAAEETGEPAWPMPMPEHLTKGLESQVADMTNVGERWGGGLLAGLFLREFVGEGISWAHLDIAGPAFNEGGPFGYTPKGGTGTAVRTLVRLVELTAAGELG, encoded by the coding sequence GTGACTGCTCTGACTCTCAGCACCGCCGCGGCGCCCGGCCTGCGGGCCGACGCGATCGTGATCGGTGTCGCCAAGGGCGCCAAGGGACCCGTCGTCGCGCCGGGCGCCGAGGCCGTGGACAAGGCGTACGACGGCCTGGCCGGCGTCCTGGAGACCCTCGGCGCCTCGGGCGCGGAGGGCGAGCTGACGAAGCTGCCCGCCCCGGCGGGCTTCAAGGCCCCGCTCGTGGTGGCGGTGGGCCTGGGCGCGGAGCCGGACCCGAAGGACGCGGAGGCCGGCTTCGACGCCGAGGCGCTGCGCAAGGCCGCGGGTACGGCGGCGCGCGCGCTCGCCGGCGTCAAGAAGGCCGCGTTCGCGCTGCCCGTGGACGGCCCCGGCGCCCTGGAGGCGATCGGCGAGGGCGTGCTCCTCGGCGCGTACACCTTCGACTCCTACAAGGAGAGCAACCGCAAGGCGAAGGGCGCCCGCGCGAAGAAGGGCAAGGCCCCGCTGGGCGAGGGCGTGCTGCTCGGCGCCAAGCCGCGCGACGCCGCCCACAAGGGCGCCCTGGCCCGCGCCCTCGCGGTCGGCGAGGAGCTGAACCGCGCCCGCGACCTGGTCAACCTCCCGCCGAACGACCTCACCCCGGAGAGCTTCGCGGGCATCGTGCAGGGCGCGGCCAAGGAGCACGGCCTCAAGGTGCAGGTGCTCGACGAGAAGGCGCTGACCAAGGGCGGCTACGGCGGCATCCTCGGCGTCGGCGGCGGCTCGGCCGCGACCCCGCGCCTGGTCAAGATCGCGTACACGCACCCGAAGGCCGAGCGGAGCCTCGCCTTCGTCGGCAAGGGCATCACCTACGACTCGGGCGGCATCTCGCTGAAGCCGGCCGGTCACAACGAGACGATGAAGTGCGACATGGCGGGCGCGGCGGCGGTCTTCGCGGCCGTCGTCGCGGCGGCCCGGCTCGGCCTCCAGGCGAACGTCACCGGCTGGCTGGCGCTGGCCGAGAACATGCCGTCCGGTTCGGCGGTGCGCCCGGGTGACGTGCTGCGCATGTACAGCGGCAAGACGGTGGAGGTGCTCAACACCGACGCCGAGGGCCGGCTGGTGCTCGGCGACGCGCTGTGGGCCGCGTCGCTGGAGGAGCCGGACGCGATCGTGGACGTCGCGACGCTGACCGGCGCGATGATGGTGGCGCTGGGCAGCCGGACGATGGGTGTCCTCGCCAACGACGACGCGTTCCGCACCGCGGTGTACGAGGCGGCGGAGGAGACCGGCGAGCCGGCGTGGCCGATGCCGATGCCGGAGCACCTGACCAAGGGCCTGGAGTCCCAGGTCGCCGACATGACCAACGTGGGCGAGCGCTGGGGCGGCGGGCTGCTGGCCGGCCTCTTCCTGCGCGAGTTCGTGGGCGAGGGCATCAGCTGGGCGCACCTCGACATCGCGGGACCGGCCTTCAACGAGGGCGGGCCCTTCGGGTACACGCCGAAGGGCGGCACCGGCACCGCGGTGCGCACGCTGGTGCGCCTCGTGGAGCTGACCGCCGCGGGCGAGCTGGGCTGA
- a CDS encoding PspA/IM30 family protein produces the protein MSGVMKRMGMIFRAKANKALDRAEDPRETLDYSYQKQLELLQKVRRGVADVATSRKRLELQLNQLQQQSGKLEDQGRKALALGREDLAREALSRRAALQQQVTDLETQHATLQGEEEKLTLAAQRLQAKVDAFRTKKETIKATYTAAQAQTRIGEAFSGISEEMGDVGLAIQRAEDKTQQLQARAGAIDELLASGALDDPSGMAKDDIAAELDRLSGGSDVELELQRMKAELAGGTQQQAIEGGAGQGRPQAQQQPQDTPRFDKQ, from the coding sequence ATGAGCGGTGTCATGAAGCGTATGGGGATGATCTTCCGCGCGAAAGCGAACAAGGCCCTTGACCGGGCCGAGGACCCGCGCGAGACCCTCGATTACTCGTACCAGAAGCAGCTGGAGCTGCTCCAGAAGGTGCGTCGCGGGGTCGCCGACGTGGCGACCAGCCGCAAGCGCCTGGAGCTCCAGCTCAACCAGCTCCAGCAGCAGTCCGGGAAGCTGGAGGACCAGGGCCGCAAGGCGCTCGCGCTCGGCCGCGAGGACCTCGCCCGCGAGGCGCTGTCCCGGCGCGCCGCGCTCCAGCAGCAGGTGACCGACCTGGAGACCCAGCACGCCACCCTCCAGGGCGAGGAGGAGAAGCTCACCCTGGCGGCCCAGCGCCTCCAGGCCAAGGTGGACGCCTTCCGCACCAAGAAGGAGACCATCAAGGCCACCTACACCGCCGCCCAGGCCCAGACCCGGATCGGCGAGGCGTTCTCCGGCATCTCCGAGGAGATGGGCGACGTCGGCCTCGCGATCCAGCGCGCCGAGGACAAGACGCAGCAGCTCCAGGCCCGGGCCGGCGCCATCGACGAGCTGCTCGCCTCCGGTGCCCTGGACGACCCGTCCGGCATGGCCAAGGACGACATCGCGGCCGAGCTGGACCGGCTCTCCGGTGGTAGTGATGTAGAGCTGGAACTTCAGCGGATGAAGGCCGAACTGGCCGGCGGCACCCAGCAGCAGGCCATCGAGGGCGGCGCCGGTCAGGGCCGGCCGCAGGCCCAGCAGCAGCCGCAGGACACCCCGCGCTTCGACAAGCAGTAG
- a CDS encoding methyltransferase domain-containing protein: MARQLDEQIAGRFPVGRRLRVLDVGIGQGTQALRLARLGHQVTGVEQDPVMVAAAREALAREPEGIRERVRLVQGDGRDTGVHFLPGSFDLVLCHGVLMYVAEPDPLVAGLARMLAPGGLLSLLVRNGDALAMRPGLAGDPAGALAAFDTTSYTNRLGLNVRADRLAELTATLAGIAAPLHAWYGVRVFSDLAADDAPPPHDLPALLAAEERAGRTDPYRGVAALLHLCGVRG; this comes from the coding sequence GTGGCGCGGCAGCTGGACGAGCAGATAGCCGGGCGGTTCCCGGTCGGGCGCCGACTGCGGGTGCTCGACGTGGGGATCGGGCAGGGCACCCAGGCCCTGCGCCTGGCCCGCCTCGGCCATCAGGTGACCGGGGTCGAGCAGGACCCGGTGATGGTCGCGGCGGCGCGCGAGGCGCTGGCCCGGGAGCCGGAGGGCATCCGGGAGCGGGTGCGGCTGGTGCAGGGCGACGGCCGGGACACCGGGGTGCACTTCCTGCCGGGCAGCTTCGACCTGGTGCTCTGCCACGGTGTGCTGATGTACGTCGCCGAGCCCGATCCGCTGGTGGCGGGCCTGGCGCGGATGCTGGCGCCGGGCGGACTGCTCTCGCTGCTGGTGCGCAACGGCGACGCGCTCGCCATGCGGCCCGGTCTCGCCGGTGACCCGGCGGGCGCGCTGGCCGCCTTCGACACCACCTCGTACACCAACCGCCTCGGCCTGAACGTGCGGGCCGACCGGCTGGCCGAGCTGACCGCGACCCTCGCGGGCATCGCCGCCCCGCTGCACGCCTGGTACGGCGTGCGGGTCTTCTCCGACCTGGCGGCGGACGACGCGCCGCCGCCGCACGACCTTCCGGCGCTGCTCGCCGCCGAGGAGCGGGCGGGCCGCACGGACCCCTACCGGGGCGTCGCGGCGCTGCTGCATCTGTGCGGGGTACGGGGCTGA
- the cobT gene encoding nicotinate-nucleotide--dimethylbenzimidazole phosphoribosyltransferase: protein MSRIDLDEFTDLIERPDGGMRRDAETRRERQIVPPGALGRLDELGEWLAAAQSAVPVRTVERPRLILFAGDHGIAGLDVSVRPAGGARELVRDVLEGVSPAAVLARRLQVPVRVVDVALDCDPADLPEDVVRHRVRRGSGRIDIEDALTEEEADAALRAGIAVADEEADSGTDLVVLGDISVGGTTAAAVLIAALCGTDASVVTGRGGVAIDDLAWMRKCAAIRDALRRARPVLGDQTRLLAAVGGADLAAMTGFLLQCAVRKLPVILDGVVSAACALVAQRVAFRAPDWWLAAHDSGEPGQAKALDRMALEPLLQQGVKVGEGAGALLALPLVQAAAALAAEMPEREPEPEPEPETEKEPEPGLES from the coding sequence ATGAGCAGGATTGATCTGGACGAGTTCACCGATCTGATCGAGCGCCCGGACGGAGGCATGCGCCGTGACGCCGAGACCCGGCGAGAGCGCCAGATCGTGCCGCCCGGGGCGCTGGGGCGCCTGGACGAGCTGGGCGAGTGGCTGGCCGCCGCGCAGAGCGCCGTACCGGTACGGACCGTCGAACGGCCGCGGCTGATCCTCTTCGCCGGCGACCACGGCATCGCCGGACTGGACGTCTCGGTGCGGCCCGCGGGCGGCGCGCGGGAGCTGGTGCGGGACGTGCTGGAGGGCGTGAGCCCCGCCGCGGTGCTGGCGCGCCGGCTCCAGGTGCCGGTCCGGGTCGTGGACGTGGCCCTGGACTGCGACCCGGCCGACCTCCCCGAGGACGTCGTACGGCACCGGGTGCGGCGTGGCAGCGGCCGTATCGACATCGAGGACGCGCTCACCGAGGAGGAGGCGGACGCCGCGCTGCGGGCCGGTATCGCCGTGGCCGACGAGGAGGCCGACTCCGGTACGGACCTGGTGGTGCTCGGCGACATCAGCGTGGGCGGCACCACCGCGGCCGCGGTGCTGATCGCGGCGCTGTGCGGGACCGACGCGTCGGTGGTGACCGGGCGGGGCGGTGTCGCGATCGACGACCTCGCCTGGATGCGCAAGTGCGCGGCGATCCGGGACGCGCTGCGCCGGGCGCGGCCGGTGCTCGGCGACCAGACGCGGCTGCTGGCCGCGGTCGGCGGGGCGGACCTCGCGGCGATGACCGGGTTCCTGCTCCAGTGCGCGGTGCGCAAGCTGCCGGTGATCCTGGACGGCGTGGTGAGCGCGGCGTGCGCGCTGGTCGCGCAGCGGGTCGCGTTCCGGGCGCCGGACTGGTGGCTGGCGGCGCACGACAGCGGGGAGCCGGGGCAGGCGAAGGCGCTGGACCGGATGGCCCTGGAGCCGCTGCTCCAGCAGGGCGTGAAGGTCGGCGAGGGCGCGGGCGCGCTGCTGGCGCTCCCCCTGGTGCAGGCCGCGGCGGCGCTGGCCGCGGAGATGCCGGAGCGGGAGCCGGAGCCCGAGCCCGAGCCGGAGACCGAGAAGGAGCCGGAGCCGGGGCTGGAGTCGTAG
- a CDS encoding DUF3043 domain-containing protein: MPRMPLPLVFVFRSRAKEEKSQADQPVNFSKQPRDPQAPKGRPTPKRSEAQSQRRSVANTPTTRKDASKRQREERREALQKQRAALAGGDERYLPARDKGPVRRFARDWVDSRFNVAEFFLPLAIVILVLSVVRVPSIQNIALLLWAVVIVLIVVDAAVSGLRLKKRLKERFPDGNTRGAVAYALMRSLQMRRLRLPKPQVKRGERP, translated from the coding sequence ATGCCCCGGATGCCCTTACCCTTGGTCTTTGTGTTCCGTAGCCGTGCCAAGGAAGAGAAGTCCCAGGCCGACCAGCCGGTGAACTTCTCCAAGCAGCCCCGTGACCCGCAGGCCCCCAAGGGCAGGCCCACGCCCAAGCGCAGTGAGGCCCAGTCCCAGCGCCGCAGCGTCGCCAACACGCCGACGACGCGCAAGGACGCCTCCAAGCGTCAGCGCGAGGAGCGCCGCGAGGCGCTCCAGAAGCAGCGCGCGGCGCTGGCCGGCGGCGACGAGCGGTACCTGCCGGCCCGCGACAAGGGCCCCGTCCGCAGGTTCGCCCGTGACTGGGTGGACTCGCGGTTCAACGTGGCGGAGTTCTTCCTGCCGCTCGCCATCGTGATCCTCGTGCTCAGCGTGGTGCGGGTGCCCTCGATCCAGAACATCGCGCTGCTGCTGTGGGCCGTGGTGATCGTCCTGATCGTGGTGGACGCCGCCGTCAGCGGTCTCCGTCTGAAGAAGCGCCTCAAGGAGCGCTTCCCGGACGGCAACACGCGCGGCGCGGTGGCCTACGCCCTGATGCGTTCGCTCCAGATGCGCCGGCTCCGGCTGCCGAAGCCGCAGGTCAAGCGCGGAGAGCGGCCCTGA
- a CDS encoding trypsin-like peptidase domain-containing protein: protein MDASASRTPALCRIFLAVVLLCCAALATGCEGPGVPSARRPGAATASPVTVPMAAGDLQSAYQRVIRQALPSVVQIEASRDLGSGIVFDDRGHIVTNAHVVGDEKTFRVTTAGNEEPLTASLVSSYPQQDLAVIKLDRVPDGLKPAVFGDSEKVEVGQIVLAMGSPLGLSSSVTQGIVSATGRTVSEGSSGGGTGATIANMVQTSAAINPGNSGGALVNLDGQVVGIPTLAAADPNLGNAAAGIGFAIPASMARTIAGQIVREGRVVDSGRAALGITGRTVVDDRLQPAGVAIATVHSGGPAARAGLRTGDIVTKVGSQSITTITSLQEALAADRPGQRTTVTYQRDGAERTAQVTLGEQ from the coding sequence ATGGACGCTTCCGCTTCCCGTACCCCGGCCCTGTGCCGCATCTTCCTCGCCGTCGTCCTGCTGTGCTGCGCGGCGCTCGCGACGGGCTGCGAGGGCCCCGGCGTCCCGAGCGCGCGGCGGCCCGGTGCGGCGACGGCGAGCCCGGTGACCGTGCCGATGGCGGCGGGCGATCTCCAGAGCGCCTACCAGCGGGTGATCAGGCAGGCGCTGCCCTCGGTCGTGCAGATCGAGGCGAGCCGCGATCTGGGCTCCGGGATCGTGTTCGACGACCGGGGGCACATCGTCACCAACGCGCATGTCGTCGGCGACGAGAAGACCTTCCGGGTGACCACGGCGGGCAACGAGGAGCCGCTCACCGCGAGTCTGGTCTCCTCCTACCCCCAGCAGGATCTCGCCGTGATCAAGCTGGACCGGGTGCCGGACGGGCTGAAGCCCGCGGTGTTCGGGGACTCCGAGAAGGTGGAGGTCGGCCAGATCGTGCTGGCCATGGGCTCGCCGCTCGGGCTGTCGTCCAGCGTGACCCAGGGGATCGTCTCGGCGACCGGACGGACCGTCAGCGAGGGCAGCAGCGGCGGGGGCACCGGCGCCACCATCGCCAACATGGTGCAGACCTCGGCGGCCATCAACCCGGGCAACAGCGGCGGCGCGCTGGTCAACCTCGACGGGCAGGTCGTCGGCATCCCGACGCTGGCCGCGGCCGATCCCAACCTGGGCAACGCGGCGGCCGGGATCGGCTTCGCCATCCCCGCGTCGATGGCGCGGACCATCGCCGGTCAGATCGTGCGCGAGGGCCGGGTCGTGGACTCGGGCCGGGCCGCGCTCGGCATCACCGGGCGGACCGTGGTGGACGACCGCCTCCAGCCGGCCGGGGTCGCCATCGCGACCGTACACAGCGGGGGCCCCGCGGCGCGGGCCGGGCTGCGCACCGGCGACATCGTCACCAAGGTCGGCAGCCAGTCCATCACCACCATCACCTCGCTCCAGGAGGCCCTGGCGGCGGACAGGCCGGGCCAGCGGACGACGGTCACGTACCAGCGCGACGGGGCGGAGCGGACGGCGCAGGTGACGCTGGGCGAGCAGTGA
- a CDS encoding methyltransferase domain-containing protein codes for MPTSPRTPEPLLQRSFYAHHLARMRHRLTARALSSLPEPESWLDVGTGYGHFPQAAKRFFPYTSFDGVDPTDRVERALAEERVEEAYRGRLSDVAPRLRARYDVVSLFGPPADPAELHCALTVLRPGGHLVLGGTWTPADVEIPSCAILPGVLRIPYLHHHRLVARKAAG; via the coding sequence ATGCCGACCTCGCCCCGCACACCGGAGCCCCTCCTCCAACGCAGCTTCTACGCACACCACTTGGCCCGGATGCGGCACCGCCTCACCGCCCGCGCGCTGTCGTCGCTCCCCGAACCGGAGAGCTGGCTGGACGTGGGCACCGGATACGGCCACTTCCCCCAGGCGGCGAAGCGCTTCTTCCCGTACACGAGCTTCGACGGCGTCGACCCGACGGACCGGGTGGAGCGGGCGCTGGCCGAGGAGCGGGTCGAGGAGGCGTACCGGGGCCGGCTGAGCGACGTGGCGCCCCGCCTGCGCGCCCGCTACGACGTGGTGAGCCTCTTCGGGCCGCCCGCCGACCCGGCCGAACTCCACTGCGCGCTGACGGTCCTGCGCCCCGGCGGCCATCTCGTCCTCGGCGGGACCTGGACACCGGCCGACGTGGAGATCCCCTCCTGTGCGATCCTGCCCGGCGTCCTGCGGATTCCGTACCTCCACCACCACCGGCTCGTGGCCCGCAAGGCCGCCGGATAG
- a CDS encoding adenosylcobinamide-GDP ribazoletransferase, producing MRTSSPLDGLRFAFGTLTVLPVRVHRWDRGAARGGMLAAVLVGLVAGALSVALALLLLLLGAGPPLAAVGSVAVPAVLTRGLHLDGLADTADGLGSGKPAEEALSVMKRSDIGPFGVLTLVLALLAQVAVLAQSYDDSWARGAAAAVISAVTARLALTLAARGGVPAARPEGLGAAVAGVVPVPGALALTVLCAAGAAAWGLESGPYGALRAAAAVLFALAVAELLLRRCVRRFGGVTGDVFGALAETAATASLVVLAFGP from the coding sequence ATGCGCACGTCCTCGCCCCTCGACGGTCTCCGGTTCGCCTTCGGCACGCTCACCGTGCTGCCCGTACGGGTGCACCGCTGGGACCGGGGGGCCGCGCGCGGGGGCATGCTCGCCGCCGTCCTGGTGGGCCTGGTCGCGGGCGCCCTCTCGGTCGCCCTGGCGCTGCTTCTGCTCCTGCTGGGCGCGGGCCCGCCGCTCGCCGCCGTCGGCTCGGTCGCCGTACCCGCCGTCCTCACCCGGGGGCTGCATCTGGACGGGCTCGCCGACACCGCCGACGGGCTGGGCAGCGGCAAGCCGGCCGAGGAGGCGCTGAGCGTCATGAAGCGGTCGGACATCGGCCCGTTCGGGGTGCTCACCCTGGTCCTGGCGCTGCTGGCCCAGGTGGCGGTGCTGGCGCAGTCGTACGACGACTCGTGGGCGCGCGGCGCCGCGGCGGCGGTGATCTCCGCGGTGACCGCCCGGCTCGCGCTCACCCTGGCCGCCCGCGGCGGGGTGCCGGCCGCGCGGCCCGAGGGGCTCGGGGCGGCCGTCGCCGGGGTGGTACCGGTGCCGGGCGCGCTCGCGCTCACCGTGCTGTGCGCCGCGGGCGCGGCCGCCTGGGGCCTGGAGTCCGGCCCGTACGGCGCCCTGCGCGCTGCGGCCGCCGTGCTGTTCGCGCTCGCCGTCGCCGAACTCCTGCTGCGCCGCTGTGTGCGCCGCTTCGGCGGGGTGACCGGGGACGTGTTCGGCGCGCTCGCGGAGACGGCCGCGACGGCGTCCCTCGTGGTGCTGGCCTTCGGACCCTGA
- a CDS encoding bifunctional adenosylcobinamide kinase/adenosylcobinamide-phosphate guanylyltransferase, which produces MEVTLLGTGAPAGLPRPDCPCAACATALGPHARAATALLVDGVLLLDLTPGAAFAAARAGHSLGGVRQVLLSHPHDGPPVEVPAGVPHPVRVPDGRELTLLTGHRVRAVAMDAGGTGYAVTGPDGQRLLYLPPGGAPAGLETASAESYDMVLADVVGRPDALARLRAVGSVGPTTDVLAVHLGHDVPPGGELRRRLAAAGARAVPDGTTLVVGAYEDVPDVPRRTLVLGGARSGKSVEAERRLESFPDVLYVATGGTRGGDTEWAARVAAHRERRPGSWRTSETTDLLPVLAADGPPVLIDCLSLWLTDVMDEVGAWDDAEWAGGGEKALRERVRELAEAVRCARRTVVAVSNEVGSGIVPATASGRRYRDELGRLNAAFASECEQVLLVVAGQAMVLRG; this is translated from the coding sequence GTGGAAGTGACTCTGCTCGGTACCGGTGCCCCCGCCGGCCTGCCCCGCCCCGACTGCCCCTGTGCCGCCTGCGCGACGGCGCTGGGCCCGCACGCGCGGGCGGCCACCGCGCTGCTGGTGGACGGCGTGCTGCTGCTCGACCTCACCCCCGGCGCGGCCTTCGCGGCGGCGCGGGCCGGGCACTCGCTGGGCGGGGTGCGCCAGGTGCTGCTGTCCCACCCGCACGACGGGCCCCCGGTGGAGGTCCCGGCCGGGGTGCCGCATCCGGTACGGGTGCCGGACGGGCGGGAGCTGACGCTGCTGACGGGGCATCGGGTGCGGGCGGTGGCGATGGACGCGGGCGGCACGGGGTACGCGGTGACCGGTCCGGACGGCCAGCGGCTGCTGTACCTGCCGCCGGGCGGGGCGCCTGCGGGTCTGGAGACGGCGTCGGCGGAGTCGTACGACATGGTCCTCGCCGATGTCGTCGGCCGGCCGGACGCGCTGGCCCGGCTGCGGGCGGTCGGCTCGGTGGGGCCGACGACGGATGTGCTCGCGGTCCATCTCGGCCACGATGTGCCGCCGGGCGGTGAACTGCGCCGCCGGCTCGCGGCGGCGGGGGCGCGGGCGGTGCCCGACGGTACGACGCTGGTGGTCGGCGCGTACGAGGACGTGCCCGATGTGCCCCGGCGCACGCTGGTGCTCGGCGGGGCGCGTTCCGGCAAGTCGGTCGAGGCGGAGCGGCGGCTGGAGTCCTTCCCCGACGTGCTGTACGTCGCGACCGGCGGGACGCGGGGCGGGGACACCGAGTGGGCGGCGCGGGTGGCGGCGCACCGGGAGCGGCGGCCGGGGTCGTGGCGTACGTCCGAGACGACGGATCTGCTGCCGGTGCTCGCGGCGGACGGCCCGCCGGTGCTGATCGACTGTCTGTCGCTGTGGCTGACGGACGTGATGGACGAGGTGGGGGCGTGGGACGACGCGGAGTGGGCGGGCGGGGGCGAGAAGGCGCTGCGGGAGCGGGTGCGGGAGCTGGCGGAGGCGGTGCGGTGCGCGCGGCGGACGGTGGTGGCCGTGTCGAACGAGGTGGGCTCGGGGATCGTGCCCGCGACGGCGTCCGGGCGGCGGTACCGGGACGAACTGGGGCGGCTGAACGCAGCGTTCGCGTCGGAGTGCGAGCAGGTGCTGCTGGTCGTGGCGGGGCAGGCGATGGTGCTGCGGGGGTGA